A single window of Nicotiana sylvestris chromosome 3, ASM39365v2, whole genome shotgun sequence DNA harbors:
- the LOC138887147 gene encoding uncharacterized protein: MAQKMSDPGSFTIPCTIGSYAFAKALCDLGACINLMPLVVYTKLGIDRARPTSMLLQLADCTVKRPTLILDDVMVQVGKFVLSADFVILDCQVDEEIPIILGRPFLATGRALIDCETGELKMRLNDEDFIFNVLQSMRRPNEYSNCSLVEVVDVILQEDDVTLTAKDPLEACLTNLEEWMVKG; encoded by the coding sequence ATGGCTCAAAAGATGTCAGACCCAGGTAGCTTTACTATTCCATGCACGATTGGGAGTTATGCCTTTGCAAAagcattatgtgatttgggagcctgtataaatttgatgcctctGGTTGTATACACCAAACTGGGCATTGACAGAGCTAGACCGACTTCGATGCTGCTGCAGCTAGCTGACTGCACGGTAAAAAGGCCTACTTTGATTCTTGATGATGTGATGGTGCAAGTGGGGAAGTTTGTGCTCTCTGCAGACTttgttattctagactgtcaggtagatgaggagatacctatcattttaggtaggccatttttggccactgggagagcactgatcgattgtgagactggggaattaaaaatgagactGAACGATGAAGATTTCATATTCAATGTTCTGCAATCTATGAGGAGACCCAATGAATATTCTAATTGCTCTCTAGTGGAGGTAGTGGATGTGATCCTGCAAGAAGATGATGTGACCCTGACTGCTaaagatccattggaggcatgTTTGACAAATTTAGAAGAATGGATGGTGAAGGGTTAG